From one Halosimplex rubrum genomic stretch:
- a CDS encoding HTH domain-containing protein → MVDPGRETQYTESDVIEVFRDRTDYAEPLTASEVAEVLGCSRRTALNRLHDLQDETDVTSKKVGGRSRVWWIPVRMDE, encoded by the coding sequence ATGGTCGACCCCGGCCGCGAGACCCAGTACACCGAGTCGGACGTGATCGAGGTGTTCCGCGACCGTACCGACTACGCGGAGCCGCTCACCGCGAGCGAAGTGGCCGAGGTGCTGGGCTGTTCGCGCCGCACCGCCCTCAACCGACTCCACGACCTCCAGGACGAGACCGACGTGACCAGCAAGAAGGTCGGCGGCCGCAGCCGCGTCTGGTGGATCCCCGTCCGGATGGACGAGTAG
- a CDS encoding MarR family transcriptional regulator has protein sequence MPIDIETFESSSEDHLQHSGVTNADRVMRFLATHPDQAFTQSEIRDETDVKAGSISVVLSRLEDRGLVRHKGNYWAIGEADEVAAYASLSESTRAANDRFGEEDMDEWLKHAVDDEDPE, from the coding sequence ATGCCCATCGACATCGAGACGTTCGAATCTTCCTCGGAGGACCACCTCCAGCACAGCGGGGTGACGAACGCCGATCGGGTGATGCGGTTCCTCGCTACTCACCCTGACCAAGCGTTCACGCAGAGCGAGATCCGCGACGAGACCGACGTGAAAGCCGGCAGCATTAGCGTCGTCCTCTCCCGTCTCGAAGACCGCGGACTCGTCCGTCACAAAGGGAACTACTGGGCTATCGGTGAGGCCGACGAGGTGGCCGCGTACGCGAGTCTGTCCGAAAGTACCCGAGCCGCGAACGACCGTTTCGGTGAGGAAGACATGGACGAGTGGCTAAAACACGCCGTCGACGACGAGGACCCCGAATGA
- a CDS encoding type II toxin-antitoxin system PemK/MazF family toxin produces MSYQRGDVVWGPDPFKSGENPRPWLILNNDSHPFGDEEYMTVTLTTTPHDEGIPLDDAGWIEGGMPRQSYASPWTVASPKHAAIVRRQGRVESAFVNTVVDALGTYLEPLPEN; encoded by the coding sequence ATGAGCTACCAGCGCGGCGATGTGGTCTGGGGGCCAGATCCGTTCAAGTCAGGCGAAAATCCACGGCCGTGGTTGATCCTAAACAACGATAGCCACCCGTTCGGCGACGAGGAGTATATGACAGTCACACTGACGACGACGCCTCACGACGAGGGCATTCCGCTCGACGACGCCGGTTGGATCGAGGGTGGGATGCCTCGACAGAGCTATGCTTCGCCATGGACGGTGGCCTCGCCGAAGCACGCCGCGATCGTCCGACGCCAAGGCCGAGTTGAATCGGCCTTCGTCAACACTGTCGTGGATGCGCTTGGCACCTATCTCGAACCACTACCCGAAAACTGA
- a CDS encoding toxin-antitoxin system TumE family protein, with protein MPATELYRDHGEKPDGSEYELVAWQVPVSEDFPEGLKYSFQYTSAEGDTLLRFDNAPHHPDIGRHHRHPPDGDIEALEFTGLADLVEDFRNEVDDIYAQRH; from the coding sequence ATGCCCGCGACGGAGCTGTACCGGGACCACGGTGAGAAGCCGGATGGCAGCGAGTACGAGCTGGTTGCGTGGCAGGTCCCGGTGAGCGAGGACTTCCCGGAGGGGCTCAAATACAGCTTTCAGTACACCAGCGCTGAAGGTGACACACTCCTCCGGTTCGACAACGCGCCACACCACCCCGATATCGGCCGCCATCATCGGCACCCACCCGATGGCGATATCGAGGCCCTGGAGTTCACGGGCCTCGCCGACTTGGTTGAGGACTTCCGGAACGAGGTGGATGACATCTATGCCCAACGACACTGA